In one Haloplanus salinus genomic region, the following are encoded:
- the pstA gene encoding phosphate ABC transporter permease PstA, with the protein MAGTTQSQLVEGDTTASEVAAGVTVGLSAILFALAVAAMFERVSLTGTLAGVPTATLLGGLLIALGVAVIAFGVGSRLGYVETDPDASAGLVASFGAAVPWLVIGGGVASETLGFGVAGGVAGAVVAGSAAFVATAVPREDVGSTVPLGALLALVGLVFLSGTIGPGWLWNLGWEQQASITAEFLVPVATLVSALYGGWAAAKAYGRFGARGRHMGAYVLVYLNALSIIGFLFILIAFVVVQGLPGLLTGVQIGAGVGPQLFGSFELPVYAPFVMNGVALLNDFQGVLPAIVGTVWLVVGAVLFAVPLGVGAAIFLTEYAERGRFTQAVEVATNGLWSTPSIVFGLFGFAFLIPRFGNRKSLLAGMLTLGFMLLPLVLITSREAMLSVPDEYRDASAALGVSKWQTVRSVVLPAALPGVVTGVILGVGRIAGETAPILLTMAGGTFVPGAQTVDVIGGFEFTGSPPFVANPELLQATSALPYQLYALITAGVGLGSNVSDPTGFRWATALILLIVVLSFYAIGIGARYYFRRQLRHE; encoded by the coding sequence ATGGCGGGCACGACGCAGTCGCAACTCGTCGAGGGCGACACGACGGCGAGCGAGGTGGCCGCCGGCGTGACCGTCGGCCTCTCGGCGATCCTGTTCGCCCTCGCGGTGGCGGCGATGTTCGAGCGGGTGAGCCTCACGGGCACCCTCGCCGGCGTGCCGACGGCGACCCTGCTCGGCGGGCTACTGATCGCCCTCGGCGTCGCCGTGATCGCCTTCGGCGTCGGGTCGCGGCTCGGCTACGTCGAGACCGACCCCGACGCGAGCGCCGGCCTGGTCGCGAGTTTCGGCGCCGCAGTGCCGTGGCTCGTCATCGGCGGCGGGGTCGCCTCCGAGACGCTCGGCTTCGGCGTCGCCGGCGGCGTCGCCGGCGCCGTCGTCGCCGGCAGTGCGGCCTTCGTCGCGACCGCCGTTCCCCGTGAAGACGTCGGGTCGACGGTGCCACTCGGCGCCCTCCTCGCCCTCGTCGGCCTGGTTTTCCTCAGCGGAACCATCGGCCCGGGGTGGCTGTGGAACCTCGGCTGGGAACAGCAGGCGTCGATCACCGCCGAGTTCCTCGTTCCGGTCGCGACGCTGGTCAGCGCCCTCTACGGCGGCTGGGCCGCCGCGAAGGCCTACGGCCGGTTCGGTGCGCGCGGCCGACACATGGGCGCGTACGTGCTCGTCTACCTGAACGCGCTCTCTATCATCGGCTTCCTGTTCATTCTGATCGCCTTCGTCGTCGTTCAGGGGCTGCCCGGCCTGCTCACCGGCGTGCAAATCGGTGCCGGCGTCGGCCCGCAGCTGTTCGGCTCGTTCGAACTGCCGGTGTACGCCCCGTTCGTCATGAACGGCGTCGCGCTCCTGAACGACTTCCAGGGGGTCCTCCCGGCCATCGTGGGAACGGTCTGGCTGGTCGTCGGCGCGGTGTTGTTCGCGGTGCCGTTGGGGGTCGGCGCGGCGATCTTCCTGACCGAGTACGCGGAGCGCGGCCGGTTCACCCAGGCCGTCGAGGTGGCGACCAACGGCCTCTGGAGCACGCCGAGTATCGTCTTCGGCCTCTTCGGCTTTGCCTTCCTCATCCCCCGCTTCGGCAATCGGAAATCGCTGCTCGCCGGGATGCTCACGCTCGGGTTCATGCTTCTCCCCCTCGTACTGATCACGAGCCGCGAGGCGATGCTCTCGGTCCCCGACGAGTACCGCGACGCGAGCGCGGCACTCGGCGTCTCGAAGTGGCAGACCGTCCGCAGCGTCGTCCTCCCGGCCGCGCTGCCGGGCGTCGTCACGGGGGTCATCCTCGGCGTCGGCCGCATCGCGGGCGAGACGGCGCCCATCCTGTTGACGATGGCCGGCGGGACGTTCGTCCCCGGCGCACAGACGGTCGACGTCATCGGCGGCTTCGAGTTCACGGGGTCGCCGCCCTTCGTCGCCAACCCCGAACTCCTGCAGGCGACTTCGGCGCTCCCGTACCAGCTGTACGCCCTCATCACCGCGGGCGTCGGCCTCGGGAGCAACGTCTCCGACCCGACCGGCTTCCGATGGGCGACGGCGCTCATCCTGCTGATCGTCGTCCTCTCCTTCTACGCCATCGGCATCGGGGCGCGCTACTACTTCCGACGGCAACTCAGACACGAATAA
- a CDS encoding bacteriorhodopsin yields MSNVALQMGQITSRPEWIWLALGTALMGLGTLYFMVRGMGVEDPEAKKFYAITTLVPAIAFTMYLSMLLGYGVTMVPFGGEEHPIYWARYADWLFTTPLLLLDLALLVDADRGTILALVGADGIMIGTGLIGALTQVYQFRFVWWAVSTAAMLYILYVLFFGFTQKASEMQEDVASTFKVLRNLTIVLWSAYPVVWLVGSEGVGIVPLGVETLLFMVLDVSAKVGFGLLLLRSRAIFGETTAPEPSAGEGATAAGD; encoded by the coding sequence ATGTCGAACGTGGCATTGCAGATGGGACAGATCACGTCCCGGCCGGAGTGGATCTGGCTGGCGCTCGGGACGGCGCTGATGGGCCTCGGCACCCTGTACTTCATGGTGCGCGGCATGGGCGTCGAGGACCCCGAAGCGAAGAAGTTCTACGCGATCACGACGCTGGTTCCGGCGATCGCGTTCACGATGTACCTCTCGATGCTGCTTGGGTACGGCGTGACGATGGTGCCGTTCGGCGGCGAAGAGCACCCGATCTACTGGGCCCGGTACGCCGACTGGCTGTTCACGACCCCGCTCCTGTTGCTCGACCTCGCGCTGTTGGTCGACGCTGACCGCGGGACCATCCTGGCGCTGGTCGGCGCGGACGGCATCATGATCGGCACCGGCCTCATCGGCGCCCTGACGCAGGTGTACCAGTTCCGCTTCGTCTGGTGGGCCGTCAGCACGGCAGCGATGCTGTACATCCTGTACGTGCTGTTCTTCGGCTTCACCCAGAAGGCAAGCGAGATGCAAGAGGACGTCGCCTCGACGTTCAAGGTCCTGCGGAACCTCACCATCGTGCTCTGGTCGGCCTACCCGGTCGTGTGGCTGGTCGGCTCCGAGGGCGTGGGTATCGTCCCGCTCGGCGTCGAGACCCTGCTGTTCATGGTTCTCGACGTGAGTGCGAAGGTCGGGTTCGGCCTCCTCCTGCTCCGTAGCCGCGCCATCTTCGGCGAGACGACGGCCCCCGAGCCGTCCGCCGGCGAGGGCGCCACGGCCGCGGGCGACTGA
- a CDS encoding PstS family phosphate ABC transporter substrate-binding protein, whose product MSDNTGDERDRFSRRAFITTTGAVGIAGLAGCGGQSGGDGGDGGDGGSDPTATEAESDMGDEPTETESSDDGGDGPNTSLLNAEGSSTVYPISNTGSSYWNSNAPPSDGEYWGSNSESTVPGWSQLGEPDMLLADYFAQKFGFEPTEQRSSPPFPTTVGLSHSGTGCEAVTEGLVDIGNSSGPITAELDWSDEKAQNTVIDNVVGRDGQPVVVSSDVVDAGVTELTGEEVRGIYQDEITNWSEIDGIDYDQEIYAVGRAEGSGTDTSFRLNMLGGADAAMPGVDTRFGQNQQVAQAVSQNEGAIAYMALAFTSETVVPVGIDFEGTLYEPDRDAENTIFDSDYPLNRDLHMYTLIEDDNPNGGGYDAREAAFINMFLNDFGQTVFVEGNNYIPLPTSDLETMKEKVSALATEDLIMP is encoded by the coding sequence ATGTCTGACAACACCGGAGACGAGCGCGACCGCTTCTCACGGCGGGCGTTTATCACGACGACTGGCGCCGTTGGTATCGCTGGCCTGGCCGGCTGTGGCGGGCAGTCCGGCGGCGACGGCGGCGACGGCGGCGATGGCGGGTCCGATCCGACCGCGACCGAAGCCGAGTCGGACATGGGCGACGAGCCGACCGAGACGGAATCGAGCGACGACGGCGGCGACGGCCCGAACACCTCGCTGCTCAACGCCGAGGGTTCCTCGACCGTCTACCCCATCTCGAACACCGGCAGTTCCTACTGGAACTCCAACGCGCCGCCGAGCGACGGCGAGTACTGGGGGTCGAACTCGGAGAGCACCGTCCCCGGTTGGAGCCAGCTCGGCGAGCCGGACATGCTCCTCGCCGACTACTTCGCCCAGAAGTTCGGCTTCGAGCCGACCGAGCAGCGCTCCAGCCCGCCGTTCCCGACGACGGTCGGCCTGAGCCACTCGGGGACCGGCTGTGAGGCCGTCACCGAAGGTCTGGTCGACATCGGCAACTCCTCCGGCCCGATCACGGCCGAACTCGACTGGAGCGATGAGAAGGCCCAGAACACGGTCATCGACAACGTCGTCGGCCGCGACGGCCAGCCGGTCGTCGTCAGTTCCGACGTCGTCGACGCCGGCGTCACCGAACTGACCGGCGAGGAGGTCCGCGGGATCTACCAGGACGAGATCACCAACTGGAGCGAGATCGACGGCATCGACTACGACCAGGAGATCTACGCCGTCGGCCGCGCCGAAGGCTCCGGGACGGACACCTCGTTCCGCCTGAACATGCTCGGTGGCGCCGACGCCGCGATGCCGGGCGTCGACACCCGCTTCGGGCAGAACCAGCAGGTCGCACAGGCCGTCTCCCAGAACGAGGGCGCCATCGCGTACATGGCGCTCGCGTTCACCAGCGAGACGGTCGTTCCGGTCGGTATCGACTTCGAGGGGACGCTCTACGAGCCGGACCGCGACGCGGAGAACACCATCTTCGACAGCGACTACCCGCTCAACCGTGACCTCCACATGTACACGCTGATCGAGGACGACAACCCCAACGGCGGCGGCTACGACGCCCGCGAGGCAGCGTTCATCAACATGTTCCTCAACGACTTCGGCCAGACCGTCTTCGTCGAGGGGAACAACTACATCCCGCTGCCGACGAGCGACCTGGAGACGATGAAAGAGAAGGTGTCGGCGCTCGCCACCGAAGACCTGATCATGCCGTAA
- a CDS encoding Brp/Blh family beta-carotene 15,15'-dioxygenase, giving the protein MTESQIGTSRRLVDAADSVPLTVSRTALLALVVGFAAIRVADLRIPLRIQAGVYLLGMVAMNLPHGGYEHFENLRRRATTFQGRYVGAYLVGISLFAGLLFVAPVAGLALAVGVAVAKGGFGDVHAMDALYGTDHLRSRPQRWLAAAARGGAVMAVPMVFWPETFYAFSTIMVNIFEPGALAGVAGDLGTRRLLIGAGYGAVLVAHLGLGYRNASHTGSFRADAAETLLLVVYFAVVPVVIAVGLYFPLWYSARQVARTTAVNDAIDPEANAGLLDAFDSSDPKRVALASWGVLVVGSLATFGLAAGLWAVSPRPLGGAGLLVGLVAFWSIFISIIALPHVVVGAWLDRERGIWYVP; this is encoded by the coding sequence ATGACCGAATCCCAAATCGGTACGTCGCGACGTCTCGTGGACGCCGCCGACAGCGTCCCGCTCACCGTCTCGCGGACGGCGCTTCTCGCCCTCGTCGTGGGGTTTGCCGCGATTCGGGTCGCCGACCTGCGGATCCCGCTCCGGATACAGGCCGGCGTCTACCTCCTCGGGATGGTGGCGATGAACCTGCCACACGGCGGCTACGAACACTTCGAGAACCTGCGCCGGCGCGCGACGACGTTTCAGGGACGGTACGTCGGCGCGTATCTCGTCGGCATCTCCCTGTTTGCCGGGCTGCTCTTCGTCGCCCCCGTGGCCGGCTTAGCCCTCGCGGTGGGCGTCGCGGTGGCAAAGGGTGGCTTCGGCGACGTCCACGCGATGGATGCGCTGTACGGCACCGACCACCTGCGCTCGCGGCCCCAGCGGTGGCTCGCCGCGGCCGCCCGCGGTGGCGCGGTGATGGCAGTCCCGATGGTGTTCTGGCCGGAGACGTTCTACGCGTTCAGCACCATCATGGTGAACATCTTCGAACCGGGCGCGCTCGCGGGCGTCGCGGGCGACCTGGGGACCCGGCGCCTCCTCATCGGCGCCGGCTACGGCGCGGTTCTGGTCGCTCACCTCGGTCTCGGCTACCGGAACGCCTCTCACACCGGCTCCTTCCGCGCCGACGCCGCCGAGACCCTCCTGCTCGTGGTCTACTTCGCCGTCGTCCCCGTCGTGATCGCCGTCGGGCTCTACTTCCCGTTGTGGTACTCCGCCAGACAGGTCGCCCGGACCACGGCGGTCAACGACGCCATCGACCCGGAGGCGAACGCGGGGCTGTTAGACGCGTTCGATTCGAGCGACCCCAAACGGGTGGCGCTGGCCTCGTGGGGCGTTCTCGTCGTGGGGAGCCTCGCGACGTTCGGCCTCGCTGCCGGCCTGTGGGCCGTCTCACCCCGACCGCTCGGGGGTGCCGGCCTCCTCGTCGGGTTGGTGGCGTTCTGGAGCATCTTCATCAGCATCATTGCCCTCCCCCACGTCGTCGTCGGCGCGTGGCTGGACCGCGAGCGGGGTATCTGGTACGTGCCATGA
- the brz gene encoding transcriptional regulator Brz: MPITELPCPQCGSEVKMGLPRGATVKSVTAAERAEPAAPRRKMRSLVCHNDHELHVVFEW, from the coding sequence GTGCCGATTACCGAACTGCCGTGTCCACAGTGTGGCTCCGAGGTCAAGATGGGACTGCCCCGGGGCGCGACGGTGAAGTCAGTCACTGCGGCGGAGCGGGCGGAGCCGGCGGCGCCGAGGCGGAAGATGCGGTCGCTCGTCTGTCACAACGACCACGAACTCCACGTCGTGTTCGAGTGGTGA
- a CDS encoding halo transducer protein, producing MTNHDDSLDGLSLDAAVDAVVARGADDADAVRAALTRVTEEGTVRRAAVDDALGHVAKVVSTPETRVENAGMLIDDAREAATAVDHLDGVAERLDDFERRHAAVVSRVDDLGDQLQSVVTLASDPDDIYEAAVEIRRLNAAANSAQHTADKLGVDAEEFEAWVRHPDRRLDALDDDADAVTGFVDGVAETLDALAAGDVGTDVDPAAVRFDAALRHRVSRLLLDDLRAEVGDLRAWPDPGPDDAHGAVDADALDALDDRLTGLEERWRSIDDRFDGAAVEWRDRYDDRLADFETALDDHTPPVDWRAVESLLGEYRPETP from the coding sequence GTGACCAACCACGACGACTCGCTCGACGGGCTGTCGCTGGACGCGGCCGTGGACGCCGTCGTCGCTCGGGGAGCCGACGATGCCGACGCGGTTCGGGCGGCACTGACACGGGTGACCGAGGAAGGAACGGTGCGCCGCGCGGCGGTCGACGACGCGCTCGGCCACGTCGCGAAGGTGGTGTCCACCCCGGAGACCCGCGTGGAGAACGCCGGGATGCTGATCGACGACGCTCGCGAGGCCGCGACTGCGGTCGATCACCTCGACGGCGTGGCCGAGCGTCTCGACGACTTCGAACGGCGGCACGCGGCGGTCGTGTCCCGCGTCGACGACCTCGGCGACCAACTCCAGTCGGTCGTCACCCTCGCGAGCGATCCCGACGACATCTACGAGGCGGCGGTCGAGATCCGTCGGCTCAACGCCGCGGCCAATTCCGCCCAGCACACCGCCGACAAACTCGGCGTCGACGCCGAGGAGTTCGAGGCGTGGGTCCGGCACCCCGACCGCCGGCTGGACGCCCTCGACGACGACGCCGACGCGGTCACGGGCTTCGTCGACGGCGTAGCCGAGACCCTCGACGCCCTCGCGGCCGGGGACGTAGGGACGGACGTCGACCCCGCCGCCGTCCGGTTCGACGCCGCCCTGAGACATCGGGTGTCCCGACTCCTGCTCGACGACCTCCGCGCCGAAGTCGGGGACCTCCGCGCCTGGCCCGACCCCGGCCCGGACGACGCTCACGGCGCCGTCGACGCCGACGCCCTCGACGCCCTCGACGACCGCCTCACGGGCCTCGAAGAGCGATGGCGGTCAATCGACGACCGCTTCGACGGGGCGGCGGTCGAGTGGCGGGACCGTTACGACGACCGGCTGGCCGACTTCGAGACCGCGCTCGACGACCACACCCCGCCGGTCGACTGGCGAGCGGTCGAGTCGCTGCTCGGCGAGTACCGCCCGGAGACGCCCTGA
- a CDS encoding phosphate signaling complex PhoU family protein, producing METRKLQKVGGSTYSVSIPKEWARDHHLEAGMPIHIYPHTDGSLVVRSAARDGGPLATTTVTLPSASTDAVTRTLRAAYAAGYDAVTLLSPDGEKLAADERRAARNLVRTMVGLSIVEETDERITVENLLDAGEVSIRQSVIQLQFTALSMHRAAIERVARGGAAEAPADPLDERDDEADRLFGMLARYANRSLVDFEEVDALAVGRPELFDALLVARQLERVADHAVRIGSLAARTALSDDLFAELAALAEAAREVVETATTAALDPSAERAHAALDRRDRLADDARALDQALVEASPPGACACARVLSSVVRTADCGGNIARVALRASLRAGA from the coding sequence ATGGAGACGCGAAAACTCCAGAAAGTCGGCGGCTCGACGTACTCGGTGTCGATTCCGAAGGAGTGGGCGCGGGATCACCACCTCGAAGCGGGGATGCCGATCCACATCTACCCCCACACGGACGGTTCGCTCGTCGTCCGGAGCGCGGCTCGGGACGGCGGTCCGCTCGCAACGACGACGGTCACCCTGCCGTCGGCGTCCACGGACGCCGTGACGCGGACCCTCCGTGCCGCCTACGCCGCCGGCTACGACGCCGTCACGCTCCTTTCCCCCGACGGCGAGAAACTGGCTGCCGACGAGCGACGGGCCGCCCGCAACCTGGTTCGGACCATGGTCGGCCTATCGATCGTCGAGGAGACTGACGAGCGGATCACCGTGGAGAACCTGCTCGACGCCGGCGAGGTGTCGATCCGACAGTCCGTCATCCAACTCCAGTTCACCGCGCTCTCGATGCACCGGGCCGCCATCGAGCGCGTGGCTCGCGGCGGCGCGGCCGAGGCGCCGGCCGACCCACTCGACGAACGCGACGACGAGGCCGACCGGCTGTTCGGGATGCTCGCTCGCTACGCCAACCGCTCGCTCGTCGACTTCGAGGAGGTGGACGCCCTCGCCGTGGGCCGCCCGGAACTGTTCGACGCCCTGCTCGTGGCGCGCCAGCTCGAACGGGTCGCGGACCACGCCGTCCGGATCGGCTCGCTCGCCGCCCGCACGGCGCTGTCCGACGACCTGTTCGCCGAACTCGCCGCCCTCGCCGAAGCGGCCCGGGAGGTCGTCGAGACGGCGACGACGGCCGCCCTCGACCCGTCGGCGGAGCGGGCACACGCGGCGCTGGATCGACGGGATCGGCTGGCCGACGACGCCCGCGCGCTCGACCAAGCGCTCGTCGAGGCGTCGCCTCCCGGCGCGTGTGCCTGCGCTCGCGTCCTCTCGAGCGTCGTTCGAACCGCCGACTGTGGCGGCAACATCGCCCGCGTCGCGCTTCGGGCGAGCCTCCGGGCCGGGGCGTAG
- the phoU gene encoding phosphate signaling complex protein PhoU, giving the protein MTREEYQASLADLRAEVVDMGALVADRLGRALTALETVDEVAAREVAGADDAVDRRYLDLESTCIQLFARQQPVAGDLRFVASSFKIVTDLERIGDLAVNLAQYTLAADRKRFEEVDLSAIGDRARSMLDDAMDAYRTDDAPLCREIAARDDELDALCQHASERVVRDLIEREVDDGDSWAVEELLDDVSRLLLVIRDLERVGDHAVNIAARTLYMVESDPQLV; this is encoded by the coding sequence GTGACCCGAGAGGAGTACCAGGCGTCGCTCGCCGACCTCCGTGCCGAGGTGGTCGACATGGGCGCGCTCGTCGCCGACCGCCTCGGCCGTGCGCTGACGGCGCTCGAGACGGTCGACGAGGTGGCCGCCCGCGAGGTGGCCGGCGCGGACGACGCGGTCGACCGCCGATACCTGGACCTCGAATCGACGTGCATCCAGCTGTTCGCCCGCCAACAGCCCGTCGCGGGCGACCTCCGCTTCGTCGCTTCGTCGTTCAAGATCGTGACCGACCTCGAACGGATCGGCGACTTGGCGGTGAACCTCGCCCAGTACACGCTCGCGGCGGATCGCAAGCGGTTCGAGGAGGTGGACCTCTCGGCCATCGGCGACCGTGCGCGCTCGATGCTCGACGACGCGATGGACGCCTATCGGACCGACGACGCGCCCCTGTGTCGGGAGATCGCGGCACGCGACGACGAACTCGACGCGCTGTGCCAGCACGCGAGCGAGCGCGTAGTTCGGGATCTGATCGAACGCGAGGTCGACGATGGGGACTCCTGGGCGGTCGAGGAGCTACTGGACGACGTGTCGCGGCTCCTGCTCGTGATCCGCGACCTCGAACGCGTCGGCGATCACGCGGTCAACATCGCCGCTCGTACCCTCTACATGGTCGAGAGTGACCCGCAACTCGTCTAA
- the pstC gene encoding phosphate ABC transporter permease subunit PstC gives MPSVTRTERLNAAAGRQLQRVRDFVDDTEPAALVVVGIIALSLLTAFVGFLAVSNLTVLPFLVFVAATGYGWVRHQEETALILTLTMTVSTLLILGLIIVFIFRESVPVIQYETATVYGVEVPGLRMFIETRWDAVADPVRYSMAPMIHGTLLVTVIATAVAGPLGVAAALFLSEIAPAVVRELVKPGVEILAGIPSIVYGFIGFTILSPWASDQFQTTGQGSYLFVGIVVGLMALPTVVSVAEDALSSVPESMKSGSLAVGTTDWQTMTSITLPAAFSGVSAAVLLGVGRAIGETMAATVMLRGVPRLTEPLVNVFYGQETLTSLIARNYGEADGLQMDALFVAGVILFISVLVISIGAQYIEWRMRSKLGGEA, from the coding sequence ATGCCATCAGTAACACGCACCGAACGGTTGAACGCGGCCGCCGGGCGACAGCTCCAGCGGGTTCGTGACTTCGTCGACGACACCGAGCCCGCGGCGCTGGTCGTCGTCGGGATCATCGCCCTCTCCCTCCTGACTGCCTTCGTCGGCTTTCTGGCGGTGTCGAACCTCACCGTCCTGCCCTTCCTCGTGTTCGTCGCGGCGACGGGGTACGGCTGGGTCCGCCACCAGGAGGAGACGGCGCTGATACTGACGCTGACGATGACGGTCTCGACGCTGTTGATCCTCGGACTCATCATCGTGTTCATCTTCCGGGAGTCGGTGCCGGTCATCCAGTACGAGACCGCAACCGTGTACGGCGTGGAGGTGCCGGGGCTGCGGATGTTCATCGAGACCAGGTGGGACGCGGTGGCGGACCCGGTCCGGTACTCGATGGCACCGATGATCCACGGCACCCTGTTGGTGACGGTGATCGCGACGGCGGTGGCCGGGCCGCTCGGCGTCGCCGCCGCGCTCTTTCTGTCGGAGATCGCACCCGCCGTCGTCCGCGAACTCGTCAAGCCGGGCGTCGAGATCCTCGCCGGCATCCCCTCCATCGTCTACGGCTTCATCGGCTTCACCATCCTCAGCCCGTGGGCGTCCGACCAGTTCCAAACCACGGGACAGGGGAGTTACCTGTTCGTCGGCATCGTCGTCGGGCTGATGGCGCTGCCGACGGTCGTCTCGGTCGCCGAGGACGCCCTCAGCAGCGTCCCCGAGTCGATGAAAAGCGGATCGCTCGCCGTCGGGACGACCGACTGGCAGACCATGACCTCGATCACCCTGCCCGCGGCCTTCTCCGGCGTCTCAGCGGCAGTCCTCCTCGGCGTCGGGCGCGCCATCGGCGAGACGATGGCCGCGACCGTCATGTTGCGCGGCGTCCCACGGCTCACCGAGCCGCTGGTGAACGTCTTCTACGGACAGGAGACGCTCACGTCGCTCATCGCCCGCAACTACGGCGAGGCCGACGGTCTCCAGATGGACGCACTGTTCGTCGCCGGCGTGATCCTCTTTATCAGCGTCCTCGTCATCTCCATCGGCGCGCAGTACATCGAGTGGCGAATGCGCAGCAAGCTCGGGGGTGAGGCCTGA
- the pstB gene encoding phosphate ABC transporter ATP-binding protein PstB has translation MSDSQQTRSQTETRTTGSDQPLETTSGETVEETKDEWVEYDFQGQAKMAAEDLDVYYGDDHALKHVSMEIPEKSVTALIGPSGCGKSTYLRCLNRMNDRINAARVDGSVRLDGKEIYQDGINLVELRKRVGMVFQSPNPFPKSIRDNISYGPRKHGDIETGLLARLLGRDESEAERELVERSLKQAALWDEVHDRLDDNALGLSGGQQQRLCIARCLSVDPEVILMDEPASALDPIATAKIEDLISDLAEEYTVVIVTHNMQQAARISDQTAVFLTGGKLVEYGDTDQIFEDPRSQRVEDYISGKFG, from the coding sequence ATGAGCGACTCACAACAGACGCGGAGCCAGACGGAGACCAGGACGACCGGAAGCGATCAGCCGCTCGAAACCACGAGCGGCGAAACGGTCGAAGAGACCAAAGACGAGTGGGTCGAGTACGACTTCCAGGGGCAGGCGAAGATGGCCGCCGAGGATCTCGACGTCTACTACGGCGACGACCACGCCCTGAAGCACGTCTCGATGGAGATTCCGGAGAAGAGCGTCACCGCGCTCATCGGTCCCTCGGGCTGTGGGAAATCGACCTACCTCCGCTGTCTCAACCGGATGAACGACCGTATCAACGCCGCTCGCGTCGACGGCTCGGTCCGGCTCGACGGCAAGGAGATCTATCAGGACGGTATCAATCTGGTCGAACTGCGCAAGCGAGTCGGGATGGTGTTTCAGTCGCCGAACCCGTTCCCGAAGTCGATCCGGGACAACATCTCGTACGGTCCACGAAAGCACGGCGACATCGAGACCGGACTGTTGGCGCGGCTGCTCGGCCGTGACGAGAGCGAGGCGGAGCGTGAACTCGTCGAGCGGTCGCTCAAACAGGCCGCGCTCTGGGACGAGGTACACGATCGCCTCGACGACAACGCCCTCGGCCTCTCCGGCGGTCAGCAACAGCGGCTCTGTATCGCCCGGTGTCTGTCAGTCGACCCCGAGGTCATCCTGATGGACGAGCCGGCGTCGGCGCTCGACCCCATCGCCACCGCAAAGATCGAGGACCTGATCAGCGACCTCGCGGAGGAGTATACGGTCGTGATCGTCACCCACAATATGCAGCAAGCGGCCCGCATCTCGGACCAGACGGCCGTCTTCCTCACCGGCGGCAAACTCGTCGAATACGGTGACACCGACCAGATATTCGAGGATCCGCGGAGTCAGCGCGTCGAAGACTACATTTCGGGTAAGTTCGGGTAA
- a CDS encoding FAD-dependent oxidoreductase, whose translation MHDVMIVGGGVAGLSAATFTARADFETLVLDSDDSILRRNAHLENYPGFPAGVNARLLLELLAEGVDRADAERRVGEVVRLGRDDDAFTAETAAGDRYRADRVIAATKNAVDYLPGGVEIVDRGKPFVAVDERGRTTVSGLYAAGRLAGKPHQAIVSAGHGAEVAVTLLEDADTPFYHDWVTPDGYFTDRGRDLPPGCEELDDAERRRREDAARELMRERFAAAHPSEQPTHPSLEE comes from the coding sequence ATGCACGACGTCATGATCGTCGGCGGCGGCGTCGCCGGCCTGTCCGCCGCGACGTTCACCGCCCGCGCCGACTTCGAGACGCTCGTTCTCGATTCGGACGACTCCATCCTCCGACGGAACGCCCACTTAGAGAACTACCCCGGCTTTCCCGCCGGCGTCAACGCCCGTCTGCTGCTCGAACTGCTGGCCGAAGGCGTCGACCGGGCGGACGCCGAGCGCCGCGTGGGTGAGGTAGTGCGACTCGGCCGCGACGACGACGCGTTCACCGCCGAGACGGCGGCCGGCGACCGCTACCGCGCCGATCGGGTGATCGCCGCCACGAAAAACGCCGTCGACTACCTCCCCGGCGGCGTCGAGATCGTCGACCGCGGGAAACCGTTCGTCGCCGTCGACGAGCGGGGACGGACGACCGTATCCGGGCTATACGCCGCGGGCCGCCTCGCCGGCAAGCCACATCAGGCCATCGTGAGCGCCGGCCACGGCGCGGAGGTGGCGGTGACGCTCTTGGAGGACGCCGACACCCCCTTCTACCACGACTGGGTCACCCCCGACGGCTACTTCACCGACCGCGGTCGGGACCTGCCGCCGGGGTGTGAGGAACTCGACGACGCCGAGCGTCGCCGTCGAGAGGACGCCGCCCGAGAGCTGATGCGCGAGCGGTTCGCGGCGGCGCACCCCTCCGAGCAGCCGACGCATCCGAGTCTGGAGGAGTAG